The Catenuloplanes niger genome includes a window with the following:
- a CDS encoding toll/interleukin-1 receptor domain-containing protein, producing the protein MRCTAPSQGHRTSSGAAACPVHGRSSYSPYSHPSSYASPASSRSGGGSGSSGGGGGRSARPRWSPVNSPVAYTSEEVAALDRYRSKVEAVGPRAKSYDLFLCHAWDDRRGAATELHNFLEGEGVSVWFSERDIILGQPFMREIDKGLAKTRIGLVLITPALLRRIENGGVSEKELSELLSRDLLIPVAHGVTYEEIRSVSPLLGSRNGLSTGEDSMEDIAKKIAELIAL; encoded by the coding sequence ATGAGATGCACAGCACCCAGCCAGGGCCACCGCACCTCCAGCGGTGCCGCCGCATGCCCCGTCCATGGCCGATCGTCGTACTCGCCCTACTCACACCCGTCCAGCTACGCCTCGCCAGCCTCATCCCGCAGCGGTGGCGGAAGCGGGTCCTCCGGCGGGGGCGGCGGTCGATCGGCACGACCTCGATGGTCGCCAGTCAACTCACCCGTTGCCTATACCTCAGAGGAAGTTGCGGCGCTGGATCGCTACCGCAGCAAGGTCGAAGCCGTAGGACCTCGGGCTAAGTCCTACGATCTGTTCCTCTGTCACGCCTGGGACGATCGGCGTGGGGCCGCGACTGAACTGCACAACTTCCTCGAAGGTGAGGGTGTGTCGGTCTGGTTCAGCGAGAGGGACATCATCCTTGGTCAGCCCTTCATGCGGGAGATCGATAAGGGCCTTGCCAAGACGCGCATCGGCCTCGTCCTGATCACGCCCGCGCTTCTTAGGCGCATCGAGAACGGCGGGGTATCCGAGAAGGAACTCTCGGAACTGCTGTCACGTGACCTGCTGATTCCCGTAGCGCACGGGGTCACTTACGAGGAGATTCGATCGGTCAGCCCGCTCCTCGGCTCCCGTAACGGGCTGAGCACAGGAGAGGACTCCATGGAGGACATCGCCAAGAAGATCGCCGAGCTGATCGCCTTGTAG
- the ndk gene encoding nucleoside-diphosphate kinase yields MAALERTLVLLKPDAVARGLAGRILQRFEDAGLKVVGTKMVQIDADLAKKHYFDLEERFGKSVFDVTANFMQTGPVIALVLEGVEVVATVRRMVGATFPNQAPPGTIRGDFAHTSKAYTEAKGIVAANLIHASGNVEEAKYEVELWFSETELFDYQTVAERYLF; encoded by the coding sequence ATGGCGGCTCTGGAGCGGACCCTCGTTCTTCTCAAGCCCGATGCGGTCGCGCGCGGTCTGGCCGGCCGGATCTTGCAGCGGTTCGAGGACGCGGGCCTGAAGGTCGTCGGCACCAAGATGGTGCAGATCGACGCGGATCTCGCCAAGAAGCACTACTTCGACCTGGAGGAGCGCTTCGGCAAGTCCGTCTTCGATGTGACCGCGAACTTCATGCAGACCGGCCCGGTCATCGCGCTCGTCCTCGAAGGCGTCGAGGTCGTCGCCACCGTCCGCCGCATGGTCGGCGCCACGTTCCCGAACCAGGCCCCGCCCGGCACGATCCGCGGCGACTTCGCGCACACGTCAAAGGCGTACACCGAGGCCAAGGGCATCGTGGCTGCAAATCTCATCCACGCCTCCGGCAACGTCGAGGAGGCCAAGTACGAGGTCGAGCTGTGGTTCTCCGAGACGGAGCTGTTCGACTACCAGACCGTCGCCGAGCGCTACCTCTTCTGA
- a CDS encoding NUDIX hydrolase, translating to MSQPEKPAIAAAIIVEDGRVLMVRRNVKEGALSWQFPAGEVEPGETSEDAAVREANEETDVTVRAVKTLGERVHPNTGRTMVYVACDLVSGTARVADEEELAEVAWCDRATLAEYVPYPFFGPVQEHLDAVLR from the coding sequence ATGAGTCAGCCTGAGAAGCCAGCAATCGCCGCCGCCATCATCGTCGAGGACGGGCGGGTCCTGATGGTCCGTCGCAACGTCAAGGAGGGGGCGCTCTCCTGGCAGTTCCCGGCCGGCGAGGTCGAGCCGGGCGAGACCAGCGAGGATGCCGCCGTTCGCGAGGCGAACGAGGAGACGGACGTGACTGTCCGCGCGGTGAAGACGCTCGGCGAGCGCGTGCATCCGAACACCGGGCGGACCATGGTCTACGTCGCGTGCGACCTGGTCAGTGGCACGGCGCGAGTCGCGGACGAAGAGGAGCTGGCGGAGGTGGCGTGGTGTGACCGCGCCACCCTGGCCGAGTATGTGCCGTATCCGTTCTTCGGGCCGGTGCAGGAGCACCTCGACGCGGTCCTGCGTTAG
- a CDS encoding PHP domain-containing protein: protein MASRDPVADLRRIAFLLEAAHEATFRVKAFRSAANALGALDPAEVEERAADGTLSDLKGVGDVTARCVAESLAGEEPVYLRRLLATEQDDLPVTAIRLREALRGDCHSHSDWSDGGSPIEEMALGAAEVGHEYLVLTDHSPRLKVARGLSPARLRQQLTHVAKLNAQLPEGFRILTGIEVDINPDGSLDQEDDLLARLDVVVGSVHSDLRADEAAMTRRMLRAVANPHLDILGHCTGRRLPTKNNDRAHARTSSRPPSDFDAKRVFAAAAEHGKAVEINCRPDRLDPPKRLLRLAVEAGCLFAIDTDAHAPGQLDWQRYGCERAALCGVPADRVVNTWSADRLIEWTHAR, encoded by the coding sequence ATGGCATCCCGTGATCCGGTCGCCGATCTGCGGCGCATCGCGTTCCTGCTGGAGGCGGCGCACGAGGCGACGTTCCGGGTGAAGGCGTTCCGGTCGGCCGCGAACGCGCTGGGCGCGCTCGACCCCGCGGAGGTCGAGGAGCGTGCGGCCGACGGCACGCTGAGTGACCTGAAGGGCGTCGGCGACGTGACCGCGCGCTGCGTGGCGGAGTCGCTGGCCGGTGAGGAGCCGGTCTACCTGCGCCGGCTGCTCGCCACCGAGCAGGACGACCTGCCCGTGACCGCGATCCGGTTGCGGGAGGCGTTACGCGGCGACTGTCACAGCCATTCGGACTGGTCGGACGGTGGCTCGCCGATCGAGGAGATGGCGCTCGGCGCGGCCGAGGTCGGCCACGAGTACCTGGTGCTGACCGATCACTCGCCGCGGCTGAAGGTGGCCCGCGGGCTGAGCCCGGCACGGCTGAGGCAGCAGCTCACGCACGTGGCGAAGCTGAACGCGCAGCTGCCCGAGGGGTTCCGGATCCTGACCGGGATCGAGGTGGACATCAACCCGGACGGCAGCCTGGACCAGGAGGACGACCTGCTGGCCCGGCTGGACGTGGTGGTCGGCTCGGTGCACAGCGACCTGCGGGCGGACGAGGCCGCGATGACCCGGCGGATGCTGAGGGCGGTCGCCAACCCGCACCTGGACATCCTCGGTCACTGCACCGGCCGGCGGCTGCCCACGAAGAACAACGACCGGGCGCACGCGCGGACCAGCAGCCGCCCGCCGAGCGACTTCGACGCGAAGCGGGTGTTCGCCGCGGCCGCGGAGCACGGCAAGGCCGTCGAGATCAACTGTCGGCCGGACCGGTTGGACCCGCCGAAGCGCTTGCTGCGGCTCGCGGTCGAGGCCGGCTGCCTCTTCGCGATCGACACGGACGCGCACGCGCCCGGTCAGCTGGACTGGCAGCGGTACGGCTGTGAGCGCGCCGCGCTGTGCGGCGTGCCCGCGGACCGGGTGGTGAACACCTGGTCCGCGGACCGGCTCATCGAGTGGACGCACGCACGCTGA
- a CDS encoding M48 family metallopeptidase, which yields MTATLRAAVSVVLLAGFYLVALVQLALVAVLLFGASVLVAGHDAVKLALPLITLGVGVAGLALGRGLASRRSRPHGIPVAPERAPALWAVVREIADRAGTRAPDRIRLLPDATVRVTEDVRLLGLRGGVRTLYVGLPLLQIMTVDRARAMLAHELGHFSPPGGAAYRGRLAVTAALPRMPLTLRWYAHLYLALDAGATRAQEAAADRLAATVAGPGAAVAALHDRPVLEAAWSFFFRRYVRPGWEHGYVPDDLFGGFADFVHARADELDDLRSQAPAADRWDTHPPVAERVAALAAGPALAAGPALDAGPALDAGPALDAGSAFDAGSAPDSAVRPEVGEAPLPATALLTDPAGAARALQDATIAAGRRPLAWPEFIAAAGTATLRREADQVLREAARTLGRDDAGLSETLDVAATGRFTRAQVESLLLLAAIHAGAAGWRHSWSAPPRLLGRDGSPLRLGEIATLALSRSTVDEARKHLAELGIDAGSTPPLTPRSGAAGAGAVAGLMNVIVNGERSDLVLLNTGLIVVPGVPRLRQREVRPRMHAMLTSIPPDRLAAEPGHRFVAYADFATARLTRRVPKTYDITLYDDTTLKIRAGTDTEELGPGWSTLADATLASRSA from the coding sequence ATGACCGCCACGCTACGGGCCGCCGTCTCGGTGGTGCTGCTCGCCGGGTTCTACCTGGTCGCGCTGGTTCAGCTCGCGCTCGTCGCGGTCCTGCTCTTCGGGGCGAGCGTGCTGGTCGCCGGCCACGACGCGGTCAAGCTCGCGTTGCCCCTGATCACCCTGGGCGTCGGCGTCGCCGGGCTCGCGCTCGGCCGCGGCCTCGCGTCCCGGCGCTCCCGGCCGCACGGCATCCCGGTCGCGCCGGAGCGGGCACCCGCGCTGTGGGCCGTGGTGCGGGAGATCGCGGACCGGGCCGGCACGCGGGCGCCGGACCGGATCCGGCTGCTGCCGGACGCGACCGTCCGCGTCACCGAGGACGTCCGGCTGCTCGGCCTGCGCGGCGGCGTACGCACGCTCTACGTCGGCCTGCCGCTGCTGCAGATCATGACCGTGGACCGGGCGCGGGCGATGCTCGCGCACGAGCTGGGCCACTTCTCCCCGCCGGGCGGCGCCGCCTACCGCGGGCGGCTCGCGGTCACCGCCGCGCTGCCCCGCATGCCGCTCACCCTCCGCTGGTACGCGCACCTCTACCTGGCGTTGGACGCCGGCGCCACGCGTGCCCAGGAGGCCGCGGCCGACCGGCTCGCGGCCACGGTCGCCGGGCCCGGTGCCGCCGTGGCCGCGCTGCACGACCGGCCGGTGCTGGAGGCCGCCTGGTCGTTCTTCTTCCGGCGGTACGTGCGGCCCGGATGGGAACACGGCTACGTGCCCGACGACCTGTTCGGCGGCTTCGCCGACTTCGTCCACGCGCGCGCGGACGAGCTCGACGACCTGCGCAGCCAGGCCCCGGCCGCGGACCGCTGGGACACGCACCCACCGGTCGCGGAGCGGGTCGCCGCGCTCGCCGCCGGCCCCGCCCTCGCCGCCGGCCCCGCCCTCGATGCCGGCCCCGCCCTCGATGCCGGCCCCGCCCTCGATGCCGGCTCCGCATTCGATGCCGGCTCCGCGCCCGACTCCGCTGTCCGGCCGGAAGTGGGGGAGGCTCCGCTGCCCGCGACCGCGCTGCTCACCGACCCGGCCGGTGCGGCGCGTGCGCTGCAGGACGCCACGATCGCGGCGGGACGGCGCCCGCTGGCCTGGCCCGAGTTCATCGCGGCCGCCGGCACCGCCACGCTGCGCCGCGAGGCCGACCAGGTGCTCCGGGAGGCCGCCCGCACGCTCGGCCGGGACGACGCGGGCCTGTCCGAGACGCTGGACGTCGCCGCCACCGGCCGGTTCACCCGGGCCCAGGTCGAGTCGCTGCTGCTGCTCGCCGCGATCCACGCCGGTGCGGCCGGCTGGCGGCACAGCTGGTCCGCGCCGCCCCGCCTGCTCGGCCGGGACGGCAGCCCGCTGCGGCTCGGCGAGATCGCCACGCTGGCGCTGAGCCGGTCCACCGTGGACGAGGCCCGCAAGCACCTGGCCGAACTCGGCATCGACGCCGGCTCCACGCCGCCGCTGACCCCACGGTCCGGCGCGGCCGGCGCGGGCGCGGTCGCCGGCCTGATGAACGTGATCGTCAACGGCGAACGCTCCGACCTGGTGCTGCTCAACACGGGGCTGATAGTGGTGCCGGGCGTCCCGCGGCTGCGGCAGCGCGAGGTGCGGCCCCGCATGCACGCGATGCTGACCTCGATCCCGCCGGACCGGCTCGCCGCCGAGCCCGGCCACCGTTTCGTCGCCTACGCCGACTTCGCCACGGCCCGCCTCACCCGCCGCGTTCCGAAGACCTACGACATCACGCTGTACGACGACACCACCCTCAAGATCCGCGCCGGTACCGACACCGAGGAACTCGGCCCGGGCTGGTCCACCCTGGCCGACGCCACCCTCGCGTCCCGCTCCGCGTAG
- a CDS encoding VOC family protein — protein sequence MKPNRAGSRIDHLNVAVPDLAAAVAFYEPVLAAIGITKMLEFPPNARPNQPTAMTGFGLAQVKPYFWLIDGGTVGTNMHLAFTVDTRDDVDTFHRAALEAGATSLLAPAVHPEYHDDYYGAFVLDPHGINLEAVCHQG from the coding sequence ATGAAGCCCAACCGCGCCGGATCCCGGATCGACCACCTCAACGTCGCCGTGCCCGACCTCGCCGCCGCCGTCGCCTTCTACGAACCCGTGCTGGCCGCGATCGGGATCACGAAGATGCTGGAGTTCCCGCCGAACGCCCGGCCGAACCAGCCGACGGCCATGACCGGTTTCGGCCTCGCCCAGGTCAAGCCGTACTTCTGGCTCATCGACGGCGGCACGGTCGGCACCAACATGCACCTCGCCTTCACCGTCGACACCCGCGACGACGTGGACACGTTCCACCGCGCCGCGCTCGAGGCCGGCGCCACCTCACTCCTGGCGCCCGCCGTCCACCCCGAATACCACGACGACTACTACGGCGCGTTCGTGCTCGACCCGCACGGCATCAACCTCGAAGCGGTCTGCCACCAGGGATAG
- a CDS encoding GntR family transcriptional regulator, with product MTDVSSPHPDRPRYRTVADELRRRMLAGTIPAGSLLPSETALMNEFGVSRGTVREAIGLLRAEGLAVTEQGRGTYARPVMPVRRLGSDRYRRELDQIRGATQPETSFTADQAVRWSEYTLDKEFAEVPASAARAELFGVENGTMLLERRFVFRAHGVPQQMSVSCLLLADVAGTPVADPENEPWPGGNTAQLHSLGIVITGIRERVRARMPVREETDTLRIPSGTPVVTITRQTYAGERVVEVATDIVIPSDRVELDYWIDLG from the coding sequence GTGACCGACGTGTCTAGCCCGCACCCCGACCGTCCGCGCTACCGCACGGTCGCCGACGAACTACGCCGTCGCATGCTCGCCGGCACCATCCCCGCCGGCTCACTGCTCCCCAGCGAAACCGCCCTGATGAACGAGTTCGGCGTATCTCGCGGCACCGTCCGCGAGGCGATCGGCCTCCTCCGCGCCGAAGGCCTCGCCGTCACCGAACAGGGCCGCGGCACCTACGCCCGCCCCGTCATGCCGGTCCGCCGGCTCGGCTCCGACCGCTACCGCCGCGAACTCGACCAAATCCGCGGCGCCACCCAGCCCGAGACCTCGTTCACCGCGGACCAGGCGGTCCGCTGGTCGGAGTACACACTCGACAAGGAGTTCGCCGAAGTCCCCGCTTCCGCCGCACGCGCGGAACTCTTCGGGGTCGAGAACGGCACGATGCTGTTGGAGCGCCGCTTCGTCTTCCGCGCCCACGGCGTGCCCCAGCAAATGTCTGTGTCCTGTCTGCTCTTGGCTGACGTCGCCGGGACGCCGGTCGCCGACCCGGAGAACGAACCGTGGCCCGGCGGCAACACCGCCCAGCTCCACAGCCTCGGGATCGTGATCACCGGAATCCGCGAACGGGTGCGCGCCCGCATGCCGGTCCGCGAAGAAACCGACACCCTGCGAATCCCATCGGGTACGCCAGTCGTGACGATCACCAGGCAGACCTACGCCGGCGAGCGCGTCGTCGAGGTCGCGACCGACATCGTCATCCCCTCCGACCGCGTCGAGCTGGACTACTGGATCGACCTCGGCTGA
- a CDS encoding DUF397 domain-containing protein, with translation MTHLDHADAVDGWLPAGGDITVGAAHLQVTHAPKGDVALRSSADPAGPALLVSRSAIRDFIEAGRTGTLDAVLGRYSDEHPVWCTGIELPGRRHRSSVLLAHRSDDLTEIRVWIVQPSEADAETVMMSFEEADGNRKRLVLTEQRIARLITATEELERLSAHSETYMGTDDLSHPMWCVGSGGEVRGWRHRSDRQIIAAGGSRDEVDAEAIDLQLIRTIGRFGDPDKPNRVLLNTLNGNEHTCWIFELHQLPLIRRALAEIGRWQSRAPEQLGYS, from the coding sequence ATGACGCACCTTGACCATGCCGACGCGGTCGACGGTTGGCTTCCCGCCGGTGGCGACATCACCGTTGGCGCTGCACACCTGCAAGTCACGCACGCGCCGAAAGGTGATGTCGCCCTACGTAGCTCGGCCGATCCGGCAGGGCCGGCCCTACTGGTCTCCCGTTCCGCGATTCGCGACTTCATCGAGGCGGGACGGACGGGGACGCTCGATGCCGTGCTCGGGCGCTACTCCGACGAGCATCCGGTCTGGTGCACGGGGATCGAGCTGCCGGGCCGCCGGCATCGGTCCAGCGTTCTCCTCGCGCACCGTTCCGATGACCTCACCGAAATTCGGGTCTGGATTGTGCAGCCATCCGAAGCTGACGCCGAGACCGTGATGATGAGCTTCGAAGAAGCGGACGGCAACCGCAAGCGGCTGGTGCTGACCGAGCAGCGCATCGCTCGCTTGATCACGGCGACCGAGGAACTCGAACGCCTCTCAGCACATAGTGAGACGTATATGGGAACCGATGACTTATCGCACCCTATGTGGTGCGTCGGCTCCGGCGGCGAAGTGCGGGGCTGGAGGCATCGATCCGACAGGCAGATCATCGCTGCCGGTGGCTCTAGGGACGAGGTCGACGCGGAGGCCATCGACCTACAACTCATCCGGACCATCGGGCGCTTCGGAGATCCTGACAAGCCAAACCGCGTCCTGCTCAACACCTTGAACGGAAACGAGCACACTTGCTGGATCTTCGAACTCCACCAACTCCCGCTGATTCGCCGAGCCCTGGCTGAGATCGGAAGATGGCAATCGCGGGCGCCTGAGCAGCTCGGCTACTCGTGA
- a CDS encoding DUF6284 family protein, protein MSTNNQRFADGEPGPTPEHLTAIEREWPLIEAEMELVRAEIQVLTTEPRPTAIDWRRLRLAERRVLHEAAILVARLTESTDRAA, encoded by the coding sequence ATGAGCACCAACAACCAGCGCTTCGCCGACGGCGAGCCGGGTCCGACGCCAGAGCATCTGACGGCGATCGAGCGGGAGTGGCCGCTGATCGAGGCGGAGATGGAGCTGGTCAGGGCCGAAATTCAGGTCCTGACGACCGAGCCCCGGCCCACGGCGATCGACTGGCGCCGGCTGCGGCTCGCGGAGCGTCGCGTGCTGCACGAGGCCGCGATCCTGGTCGCCCGGCTGACCGAGTCGACCGACCGCGCGGCATGA
- a CDS encoding transposase family protein has product MLDVPRELVRYLAQLLSAERRARGTRRGTRSLTCFYQALLVIVWFRKAEDATVLGAGFGISRATVYRYLAEGITVLSAQAPDLHEALQRAADEGWAFVILDGKLFDCDRLAETATSVKGETIDAWYSGKHRDFGANVQAVMRPDGLIIWTSPSLPGHMHDLSCAQQLGVTAALNWAAAELQLPALADAGYEGAGHGIKTPTKQPAGGRQLAVANRTVNRLLRGLRWQGERGFAILVGRWKTLRHTTASPRRIGDIVAAALHLTHFEYRILPETH; this is encoded by the coding sequence ATGCTCGACGTGCCCAGGGAACTGGTGCGCTACCTTGCCCAGCTGCTGTCCGCCGAACGGCGGGCGAGGGGCACCCGTCGCGGGACACGGTCGTTGACCTGCTTCTACCAGGCGCTGCTGGTCATAGTGTGGTTCCGCAAAGCCGAAGACGCCACGGTGCTGGGCGCCGGGTTCGGGATCTCCCGGGCCACCGTTTACCGGTATCTCGCCGAAGGCATCACCGTGCTGTCCGCCCAGGCACCTGATCTGCATGAGGCGTTACAACGGGCCGCCGACGAGGGCTGGGCGTTCGTCATTCTGGACGGCAAGCTGTTCGACTGTGACCGCCTCGCGGAGACCGCCACCAGCGTGAAGGGCGAGACGATCGACGCCTGGTACTCGGGAAAGCACCGGGACTTCGGCGCGAACGTCCAGGCCGTCATGCGCCCTGACGGGCTGATCATCTGGACCTCACCGTCACTGCCCGGGCATATGCATGATCTCAGCTGCGCTCAGCAGCTGGGCGTCACCGCCGCGTTGAACTGGGCCGCCGCCGAACTGCAGCTGCCGGCCCTCGCCGACGCCGGCTACGAAGGAGCAGGTCACGGCATCAAAACCCCCACCAAACAACCGGCCGGCGGCCGGCAACTCGCGGTGGCGAACCGGACGGTGAACCGGCTGCTACGCGGCCTGCGCTGGCAAGGCGAACGCGGCTTCGCCATCCTCGTCGGCCGCTGGAAAACGCTACGCCATACCACCGCCAGCCCACGACGAATCGGTGACATCGTCGCCGCCGCACTTCACCTCACCCACTTCGAATACCGAATCCTGCCCGAAACTCACTGA
- a CDS encoding NUDIX domain-containing protein has translation MITPDRRGAAYQRLAGILRDRIACGSLPPGRRVPSEKDLHDEFGLARETVRRALAILRQEGLIEVRHGHGTFVVDAPPTAELTPGDSLTATAAITVTRASGRVETYPAGTRLTVGPRPRLDRPAVAAAVVVDAGHVLLIRRSVPEGPLSWQFPAGEIEPGEVATQAAAREAREETGVLVRPVRPLGRRVHPTTGRSMHYVLCDLIGGSAHPADPDEVAETAWCDRAALADRVPYPLFGPVQEHLDRVLD, from the coding sequence ATGATCACCCCGGATCGTCGAGGCGCCGCCTACCAGCGGCTCGCCGGCATCCTGCGCGATCGCATCGCCTGCGGAAGCCTGCCGCCCGGCCGCCGCGTACCGTCCGAGAAGGATCTGCACGACGAGTTCGGTCTGGCCCGGGAAACCGTGCGGCGCGCGCTCGCGATCCTGCGGCAGGAGGGCCTCATCGAGGTCCGCCACGGGCACGGCACCTTCGTCGTCGACGCGCCACCGACCGCGGAACTCACGCCCGGCGACAGCCTGACCGCCACCGCCGCCATCACCGTCACCCGCGCCTCCGGCCGGGTGGAGACGTACCCGGCCGGAACCCGGCTCACGGTCGGTCCCCGGCCGCGGCTCGATCGTCCGGCCGTCGCCGCTGCCGTCGTCGTCGACGCCGGACACGTACTCCTGATCCGGCGCAGCGTTCCCGAAGGCCCGCTCTCCTGGCAGTTCCCGGCCGGCGAGATCGAGCCCGGCGAGGTCGCCACCCAGGCCGCGGCCCGGGAAGCGCGAGAGGAGACCGGCGTGCTCGTCCGGCCGGTGCGCCCGCTCGGCCGGCGCGTCCACCCCACCACCGGCCGGTCGATGCACTACGTGCTGTGCGACCTGATCGGCGGCTCCGCCCACCCCGCCGACCCGGACGAGGTGGCGGAAACCGCGTGGTGCGACCGCGCCGCCCTCGCCGACCGGGTGCCGTACCCCCTCTTCGGCCCGGTCCAGGAACACCTCGACCGCGTACTCGACTGA
- a CDS encoding DUF2637 domain-containing protein, whose translation MTDTHLIRVRWGVRGAVLLGVATSVAANVLHAEPNPISQAIAAWPPFALLLTVELISRVPVHRRGLAAVRMAATAIIAGIAAWVSYWHMAGVAARYGEEGAAPYLIPISVDGLVVVASVCLVELSGRIHAATAATPESAERPALAPEIQDKTTDTDPDTGTAFALDTAEEPQSETANDGAGESPDSEPQPEPVVVPRPKRKRDTGSAVARLRERHPDMSAVEIARRVGVTDRTVRRHLRTPVIEAA comes from the coding sequence GTGACGGACACACACCTGATCAGGGTGCGGTGGGGCGTGCGGGGTGCGGTCCTGCTCGGCGTCGCGACCTCGGTCGCGGCGAACGTCCTGCACGCCGAGCCGAACCCGATCTCCCAGGCCATCGCGGCGTGGCCGCCGTTCGCGCTGCTGCTCACCGTCGAGCTGATCTCCCGGGTGCCGGTCCACCGTCGCGGCCTCGCGGCGGTGCGGATGGCCGCGACGGCGATCATCGCGGGAATCGCGGCGTGGGTGTCGTACTGGCACATGGCGGGCGTCGCGGCCCGCTACGGCGAGGAAGGCGCGGCCCCGTACCTGATCCCGATCTCGGTTGATGGTCTGGTCGTGGTCGCGTCCGTCTGCCTGGTCGAACTCTCCGGCCGCATCCACGCGGCCACGGCAGCGACTCCCGAGAGCGCGGAGCGTCCGGCGCTGGCGCCGGAAATCCAGGACAAGACCACGGACACAGACCCGGACACGGGTACGGCGTTCGCGCTGGATACGGCCGAGGAGCCGCAATCCGAAACCGCGAACGACGGCGCCGGCGAAAGTCCGGACAGCGAGCCACAACCCGAGCCGGTCGTGGTTCCGCGGCCGAAACGTAAGCGGGACACCGGGTCTGCGGTCGCGCGGTTGCGGGAGCGGCATCCCGACATGAGCGCGGTCGAGATCGCGCGGCGGGTCGGGGTCACCGACCGGACCGTGCGCCGGCACCTGCGTACCCCCGTGATCGAAGCCGCATGA
- a CDS encoding helix-turn-helix transcriptional regulator: MAETTDDSLPADWWTTEDVLAYLRSAGAPISRATWAAYVSRGQAPAADRMFGRSPAWRPTAVRDWQASRPRRGSVVSD, encoded by the coding sequence ATGGCCGAGACGACTGACGACAGCCTGCCCGCCGACTGGTGGACGACCGAGGACGTACTCGCGTACCTGCGATCAGCTGGCGCGCCGATCAGCCGCGCCACCTGGGCCGCCTACGTTTCCCGCGGCCAGGCCCCCGCCGCCGACCGCATGTTCGGCCGCTCCCCGGCCTGGCGCCCCACGGCCGTCCGTGACTGGCAGGCGTCCCGGCCGCGGCGCGGCTCGGTCGTCTCCGACTGA
- a CDS encoding NUDIX hydrolase, with product MAALIGVAKRTIAAWHERPEVRIRPELQRALDTAYERSDDSVKIRFARQLNAEDRADVEAAGSAAPLTVAIAVVVNGARVLLVCRREDDPDGITWQFPAGIVKPGAKPRTVAVRETLAETGIHCTVTRALGSRVHPITGVFAEYFLCTYLTGEVDNLDRAENVDAVWIPRQRIGDFVPADRVFPPVRQVLENLEAES from the coding sequence ATGGCGGCGCTGATCGGCGTTGCGAAGCGGACGATCGCGGCATGGCATGAGCGGCCCGAGGTCCGCATCCGGCCGGAGCTACAGCGAGCGCTCGACACCGCTTACGAGCGATCTGACGACTCCGTGAAGATCCGGTTCGCGCGGCAGCTCAACGCCGAGGACCGCGCCGATGTTGAGGCGGCCGGAAGCGCAGCACCGCTCACAGTCGCGATAGCTGTCGTGGTCAACGGTGCGCGCGTGCTCCTCGTCTGCCGGCGCGAGGACGACCCGGACGGGATTACCTGGCAGTTCCCCGCCGGGATCGTCAAGCCGGGTGCGAAGCCTCGCACGGTCGCGGTGCGGGAGACGTTGGCGGAGACCGGAATTCACTGCACGGTTACGCGGGCGCTGGGAAGCCGGGTGCATCCGATTACGGGTGTGTTCGCCGAGTACTTCCTGTGCACCTATCTCACGGGTGAGGTCGACAACCTCGATCGGGCCGAGAACGTGGACGCGGTGTGGATACCGCGGCAGCGCATCGGTGACTTCGTGCCCGCTGACCGGGTCTTTCCCCCTGTTCGGCAAGTCCTGGAAAACCTGGAAGCGGAGTCATGA
- a CDS encoding GntR family transcriptional regulator, whose translation MITPDREGAAYRQLAAALRERMHSGVLPPGQRIPSEKDLQHEFGLARETIRRALSILRQEGLIEVRHGHGTFVVETPPSVSLKSGDSITSSAAITVTRATGQVETYPVGTKLTVVD comes from the coding sequence GTGATCACGCCCGATCGAGAGGGTGCCGCGTATCGGCAGCTTGCTGCCGCACTCCGCGAGCGCATGCACAGCGGAGTGCTGCCTCCAGGTCAGCGCATCCCCTCCGAGAAGGACCTGCAGCACGAATTCGGGTTGGCACGGGAAACGATCCGCCGCGCGCTGTCGATCTTGCGCCAGGAGGGCCTTATTGAGGTCCGTCACGGCCACGGCACGTTCGTCGTCGAGACGCCTCCGTCGGTAAGCCTGAAGTCAGGCGACAGCATCACATCGAGCGCTGCCATCACCGTAACCCGCGCAACTGGTCAGGTTGAGACGTATCCGGTCGGCACGAAACTCACGGTCGTCGACTAA